GTATTTGGGTATATATTAttagtttataaaatatataaagtaataatatataaagtttaatGGTGAAAACTAATTGGTTAAAAAAATTCTGACACCGTTCTTTTTTTTTCCCGTCAGAATCTTGACTAACGGTCATTCAATGTCAGATTTGATGCCCCGTTAGGCGGCCGTTAGGAGCGTCAAAGGGCGTCAAGTTCGTCCATGTCATCTAACGCCTCAAATTTGACGCATGATTAAAATTGGTCTAATGCATAAACAAAAAACTACATGTCCTAATTTCTTAATTCCACAAgttttatttgaaaaaaaaaaagaacataaaCATAAAGGAGAGTTTTTTAAAAATGGTGTTCCTGAATATTTTAAAGAGAGAAGAGAAAAGGAGAAGAAAAATTATGTCTAATACTCCGTCCGTCCCATTCGAAGTGTCCACTTTAACTTTTTTCGGTTTTCCTTattcaactttgactttagatatttttgtcggtgttatataatatttgacgaAAGTTATATCAATGAAAACACAATCAAAAGTTAAAGTGGACACTTctggtgggacggaggtagtattgtTTTTAGTCGTTTTcaaatctttttatttgttttcttTCCCACTAAAAAACTTAGGAACAGAAGGGTCCGTTTGAATTACAAAATTCCTATTTTTTAAGAGATTAGAAAAATTCcaaataaaaattaattttaccAGATATAAAAATATACGGAGTAGTAAAGCTTTATTTTCGTTCTCGTAAATTAGGGTTTATTTTCGCACTCCATTTTTCACTCGAATCTCGATCAAATGATTCATGATCATTAATTCTAAATTCCTAAAACTTCCATTTCGACACTCAATCAGACAACCGTAATTCAATGGCGCAATCATCATCCTACACCAGCCTGCCTACTAATCACTTGCCTGCAGGTTCCGTTACGGAGTCTGCCAACTCAGCATCCGTTAGTGCTTACGATCAATCTGCAGGTGAAGAAACACCATTGAGAAGCTCACTATGGGCCGGTGAATTGGCTAGACTACATGCTCCACGTGGTTTTAATTACAAAGATGACATGGATGTATTTTCACCACTTGTAGAAGTACAACCGATTACACCGTCTTTTGATAAGTTATTTGAGGGCATTAaaaatgaatttgataagaagactTCTCTTTTGTTTCCTTCATCGAAAAGATTACCTCTTGCAACAGATGTGGGCAGTGATCCTCAGTCAATATTTGACTGGAAGCCTCCATCAACAATGGTACATGTTTTGTTAATTATCCATGTTGGTTTACTTTTTTGGAATGGATATCAATATGCGATATGCAATGTAAGTAATAACTCAATAAATAAATATGACACTTTTTTCACCCATAATTAAGTTTGAACCTTTAGAACCCCAACGGGGCCTTAGTGGTTGGATACTTAGAGAGTCGGGTTCAatcctcactagctacattttggggcttgtttttcaaaaaaaaaaaaagttcgcaCTTAGGCAATCTTGCAAATTAGCCCGGTCACCGTATCGAAGAAAAGGTTAACATGGTCTAAGTTAGGGACGTGCCTTTGCCATGTTCTCATTCTGATGGGTAAACGGGTCAGATTACTCCATAATGAACAGTGTTGTAAACGACGTCCGTTACGTTCATTGCGATGCCCGTTGCAGCGTTTTGAGGATTAGCCCGTCTTCACCCCATCCCGTCTTCTAATAAGTCGGTCAAAGGTCAAAAGTCCGGTCAAAAGTCAAATTTTCAGTTAAAATCGGTCAAATCGATCACGTagtttattgttattttttttttttttttttgtattatattatattaatgataataatagctatTATAGATTTATACGTACAAACTTGTTGAGtttttttggctttaaaatatgtgtgtgtatatatatatatatatatatatatatatatatatatatatatatatatatatatatatatatatatagtggtaggatcaagagggaattaaccaatcggggggaagcaaaatttttttttttttttttcgttttttgaaaaaactttgttcacgaacattatagatgggatgaaaatatgaacatttagtatagacactttgtgataaatgtttttattttggcgggaaaacgctcgaagaagtaatatataacaattatcgtgtttttcgagcgtatgttgaggttttagctattggggtttagatattagggtttagatattagagtttatagggtttagatattagggtttagaaatttagggtttagggtttagatttagggtttagatttaggatttagattgagtttttaacacgaacggtttagagtttagggtttagggcttggtgttttgggtttatggaataaacccaaaacaccaaaccctaaaccctaaaccctaaaccctaaaccctaaaccctaaactctaaatcgggctaaattttacttcacaaaacatgtaaAAAaatcgttcatattcttcacgaacaatattatcttgaatgttatttttgtcgatcgttttcccgtctaaataataatattcatcacgaagtgtctcttctaaatgttcatattttcgtgtgatcttgatgccggaaaaaaaaattccaaaaaaaacggaaaaaaaaaaaaaaaatttgcttccctccatttccccccgattggttacttccccattgatcctgcaactatatatatatatatatatatatatatatatatatatatatatatatattcgggtcTAGTTATTTagtcgacagcaagcgtcgatttattggcgacttgactaactttagagcctaaattaaatttcaggcaggatttaaaatccatgcaaatttgattttaccattttcatggcgtctcaatttattttattttatttttaaaaactttttcctacttattggccggaggtccactcggaagcaatctctttatccgtcgaatagagagagggatgattttctctacttttgagagtgttttcaccctgggtggagaaatgacttgcctTTATTCTCGGTTagtggaaggattgtctacatctcacctcctccatacaccacttatgtggtattggcttatgttgttgttgttgttgttgttgtatatatttatatatataaaagtcaacgtCAGTTAACGTCCGTCTTGACCCCCGTCTCAACGTTTTAAGGTCCCGATCGTCTCGATCCCgtatcgcgtctttttcaaccttgataATGGATATTCTATTGTAGTCTGAGTTTTTGCAAGGGTGGATAGTGTTAACCGTAACTAGTGATCATACCCAAGTTTATTGCTTTTTAATGCATATATcatctaattaatattattaaaccaTTAAACTCCTCTAGTATAGCCACATCTTAAATTCaataacttgtatatatatattcacacaggATGACAGCCGGACTCCAATCTCTCAGCCAATATCTTTTCCGATAAGAACTGATGAACCTTCATCCATTACTCCTCCAGAAGCTTGGGGTGGTGAGAGGGTGTCCGATAAATTTGCTCGTCCACGTCAGCAAGTAACACTACCTTCTCGGTTTGCGACATTG
This genomic window from Rutidosis leptorrhynchoides isolate AG116_Rl617_1_P2 chromosome 2, CSIRO_AGI_Rlap_v1, whole genome shotgun sequence contains:
- the LOC139893526 gene encoding protein NEDD1-like isoform X4 translates to MAQSSSYTSLPTNHLPAGSVTESANSASVSAYDQSAGEETPLRSSLWAGELARLHAPRGFNYKDDMDVFSPLVEVQPITPSFDKLFEGIKNEFDKKTSLLFPSSKRLPLATDVGSDPQSIFDWKPPSTMDDSRTPISQPISFPIRTDEPSSITPPEAWGGERVSDKFARPRQQVTLPSRFATLSSSSSIFSGSMMTGLQNPSLPSIQTGINFQIRDNSFSQESPLAYSDVPFGSTSVTLGMQGNLESSGLALTQTRRFSSYAERISTNPSFSDATVSAVGSLKVKKSEAETKEEHVSSFSSKNETLVVAESGIPSSMNMQMSNAMSSILETQAELMKEVKLLRKENQELRQLL